AAGCGGCGATCAGCGAGGCTTGCTCGTTGAGCAGCTTGAGGTTTTCCGGGCTCTTGAATTTCTCGAGCACTGACTTTTGCTGGGCGTCGAAGGCATCGAGGTTGACCAGCACGTTCTGTGCGGTGGTTTCGTCGCCGTTGGCCAGCATGTATTGCAGGCGGGCCACGCGCAGCTTGGTCAGGCCGGAGTTGAGCTGGGTGATGTCACTCATCCAGTTGCTGCGGTCGATCAGGCTGCCCAGGCTGGTCCAGCCGGTCAGGGCGAGGACGCCGGTCAGTGCCAGGACCAGGCCGAAACCCAGGCCCAGTTTCATGTTCATGCTGATGTTGCCGAACCAGCTATTCATCAAATTCCTCCAGGAACGTTGCGCTGCGGTCGTCGAGTGGCTGGAAGATTGTTGTTTTTCGTAGCCAAAAGGTTTGTGAAAGGCTTGTATCGGCAGCCGGGCCCAGAGCTGAATGGTTTCTGTAGGACAAATCTGTAACAAGGCTTTTGCGGGTCTTCAGTTTTTTTTCACATGGGTTTCACCGGGTGCCAACGCCCGCCTCTTTAACTTCGGCGCATCGAAATCAAGTGATGCATGCCGGTGAGGCGGCCTGATGTGGAATTGAGACTGAGTCTGTTCGGGGTAAAGCGCTCGATTGATCTGAGCCGCTGGGCCCGCTATCGAAACACGGCGGTGATCGTGGCATCGGCGTTGCTGGTCATCCCCTTGACGGTGTGGCTGTTACGGCCCGCTCCCGTGCCCGACCTGGCCCATGGCAATGTCGCTGCCGCACGGGCCTTGGTGTCCGAGTGGGCGAAGGGCGATGTGATTGTGCTGGTGCGCCATGTCGAGCGCTGCGATCACTCCAAAGCCGCTTGCCTGACGGGTAACGACGGCATCACCGATCGCTCGCGCAGCGTTGCAGTGGGCATTGGTGCGCAGTTCGAACAGTTGGGGCTCGACAGCGCCGACATCTACAACAGCCCGATGACCCGCACGGCACAGACCGCCCGCTACATGTTCAACAAGGTGAGTGCGAACGACGACTGGTTGGTCAGTTGCCGCGGCACGATGTTGCGCGATGCACTGGCGCACAAGGTGCCCGGACGCAACCTGGTGCTGGTGACCCACAGCGAATGCATGTCGCAGATCGAGAAAGACCTCAAGTTACCGTCCTCCAACCTGGGTTACGGCGCTTCGCTGTTCGTCTCCGCCGGTGCCTCGCAGGCGCCACGCATGCTCGGTTTCATCGAGGCGTCTGACTGGCGTTCGGTGGCTTTCCAATGAGTACGCCTCTGCGTTTTTATGCCTGGAACTTCGGTGTGCCGCTGGCCTGCGCTGCCTTGGTGTTCCTGCTGTTCGACATGACACAGATCGACAGGGCGTTCAGCAATCTTTTTTATGACCCGATCACCCATACGTTTCCGCTCGACCAGGTTCATTTTTTCGAGCGGGTGACGCACACAGTGGGCGCGGATCATCCCGAACTGGACCGCGGAAATCGCCTTGATCGGCGCGCTGCTGTCGTGTCTCTGGCCGCTGGTCAATCCCGGCAAGCGTCCGCGTCTGGCGGGCTTTCTCGAACGGAGCAGGCTGGCGTCCGTATTGAAGTTCGCCGCCGGGCATCGACGGGATTTCTGGTTTGTGGTCGTCGCCTTTTCCGTTTGCACCGGTGTCATCCATTTCCTCAAATCCCATACCGGGGTGTACTGCCCGATCGAGACGACGCTCTACGGCGGGAAGATGGATCACATTGAGTGGTTCGACAATTTCCGCTTGTTCAGTGAAGCGGGGGATGGGCGTTGCTGGCCGGGAGGGCATGCTTCGGGCGGGTTCACCATGCTCGCGTTGTACTTCGTGGCGCGGCGGTATCGGTGGCGGTTTTCCAAGGCGCTGATGTATGGCTCGTTGGTGCTGGGGTTTGTTTACGGTACTACGCGGGTGTTGCAGGGGTGGCATTACATGTCCCACACCTTTTGGGCGGGAATATTTGTGTGGCTGGCGTGTTTGCTGACGGCGCTGGCCTTCTATGGCCGGGCGCGTCTGGAGGTGCCGGTGGAGTCTGTTGCGCGAGGCAAGCGTTACCCCTGTAGGAGCGGGCTTGCCCGCGATGGTCGTTAACGGTGACTCGGGCTGTCTGATGCCCCGCGGTGCCAGGTCTACCATCGCGAGCAAGCTCGCTCCTACAGGGGTATGTATGCCCTCTTGTGGGAGCGAGCCTGCTCGCGATGGTCGTTAACGATAACGCGGGCTGTCATTGCCCGACGAAGAAGTAATCCTGACGCCCCACCCGCATGGTCTTCAGCACTTTCATCGTTGGCGCCGGTGGTGAGTCTGCCGCAATCACCGCCACGTTGGCCGGCGATGCACTCAGAAATTCATGCAACTGCGCTTGCGTATCCAACCCCGTGAGCAGGCTTTGGGTGTAGAACACGCTGGCGCCTCCTGTCCGTTCGTTGGCCTGGAACAGGGCGACGTGCTGGCCGTTGGTCTGCATCGCCTGGATCTGTTGCGTCAGCGGCAGGAACGACAACTGGCGGTCGGCGCGAGGCAACGCCCATTGTGCGGCGGCCAGGTAGGCGCTGATGACCACGGCCAGTACGCCCATGGCCAAACCCCGGCGGTGGCGGGCAATGCGGCCCGACAGGTTCGGGGCACCCTGGTATTGCTGCAGGCGTTCGAACAGTACGGCGGCATACTCCGCGGCAATCACCGCGGCGGCCGGCGTCATGGACATCAGGTAAACGGTGCGCTTGCTCGACGCCAGGGTCAGCATGAGGAACTGCGCCAGTATCCACAGGGTGAAAAACAGCAGGTACCGGTTGGCCATCAGGCTTTTTCGAAAGTGCCACAGGCCCAGGTACACCAGGATGTTCCACGGCAAGAAAGCCTGGGGCAGTTTGGCCAGGTAGTAGTAGAACGGCTCGTAGTGCCCGGCCTCGACGAACGAACCACTGAAGCGCCCCACACTGTTGGTCAGCAGCACTTCGGCGAGGGCTTGCGAGCCGCCGCGCTGATACAGCACCGCCAGCCAGATCATCAGCGGTACCAACCCCAGTAGCGTCAGTAACGCAGGCCTTAACCAATCGCGCAGTACCAGCCGCTGGTCGATCAGGCTATTGGCCAACAGGTAGGCGAAGATCACCACCCCCGGCATCGCCAGGCCCAACACGCCTTTGCTCAGTGTCGCGATGGCAATGCCTTTGACGAACAGTACGGCGTTGACCAAGCCTGGTTGGCGATGGCCCTGGAAAAACGCCAGCAACGCCATGCTCACACCCAGGGCCAACAACGCGTCTTCGCCAACGCCCCGCGAGTTGCTCCAGTAACTGGCCATGGTCGCCAGCAGGATGCCGGCGGTCCAGGCAATCGCCTGGGGCCTGCCCATTCGGCGCAGCATGGCGTACAGCAACATCACGCTGAACAACCCCGCAAATGCCGACGCCAACCGCACCGCCCACGGCGTACCACCCAACGCGCGAATCGCCCCGGCATCGAGCCACAGACTCAGGGGCGGTTTCTCCAGGAACGGTTGGCCAAACAGCCGTGGCGTCACCCAGTCATTGTCCAGGTGCATCTGCATGGCAATCCCGGCGACCCGTGTCTCGGTAGAGCCTTGCAACTGGTGATTGCCCAGCGCAAAGAAAAACAGCACTGCCGCCAGCAGGAACAACGAGGAGACGGGACGCGACATGGTGGGTGACTGCCCAAGGGAGGTCCCCTGAGCATATGGGGTGAATGCTTAACAAATTGTGAATGAATCATCGACCCAAGCGGTTCTCGATGACTTTCCACCAGACAAAAAAAGCCCGCGGGAGGGCGGGCAAACCGTAGTTTCTTGAATGAGCGAGGGCAATGTAACGGTTGGTGGGAGTGGGTGGGGTGAAGAAAAATTTAACCGTGGAGCGGGTGGGGTCATTTGCTCGCCTCAATCAATGATTGCATTGATTGCATGGCGAGCATCACGAGGCTGCACACTGGGTGAGTTGGGGGGAGGGCTGAGGTGTTTTAGAGTTTTACCTGATCGAGTTTTGCATGAGCCGGAAACTTCCAGGGAATGCGTAAAGCCGCTCCCCCTCGCGTTTGAGCTGCCTTAATCATGATGGCTGGCCACCACCGCACCAAGTTGTGCGCCTTGCTCCAGTAGGGTTCGTTTCTCCAATGCCTGGCCAAACAGAACACAGGCAGTCCACATTCGCGAAATACGTTCTTTTCAACGGCACCTTTGGTGAAGTTGTCCTGTGAAACAACGGCCCAATTACCTTCATCCATCAGCACGGATATCCAGTCAAGATCAGCAGTGCTCTGCGCGAATTTGTCTCGCAGGGGCAATACGGCGTGACCTTCGGCTTTGCTCAATTCATTGAGGGCGCGAGCGAGGGCAGGGGGGAGATTGTTGTCGATCAAAAAATTCAAGCCGCTTTCCTGTGCTCGTAATCAATCGCCGCCTCAACCGCGGTGACCGGAATCTCATAAAGTTGTGCCACGCGCCTGGCGTCTGCCCCTTCTGCCTGATAGGCGCTGAAAATCACTGATGTATCAATGCCAAAAGCGGAAAGAATCGGTTTGCCGAAGTTATGGCAAGGATCGAGGACAATGGTTTGGCTGTGTCTGACGGGGTACCAGCACTGCGCCGCGCCGGCGATGTTGTAATCAATACCGTCATAGAGCGATGGCTTGATGACCTGTTCGAAGGCGTATTGTTTTTTCACCAGGTCGAGGAGCGACTCATCTCCGGTATCACTCAACAAGGTGGCGAAAATATCGCGGCCATCGGTTTGGAACCGTTTGCAGGTGAAGGGGTAGGCTTGATTGAATATCCGTGAGGCCTGCCGCGAAGCATTGCGAATCGCCTGCAGGCTCACGCCGTGTTGGCGAAAGGCGTGGACAAAGCGGATTTCCAGCAGGTCCTGAAACCCAAGCGTGTGCTCATTCAGTTCAGCCATCGCGGACATCCAAAGCCTGGGGTATTGGACGCCCTTGACGCTGTATCCGAACAGCCAGCGGCGAATGTCCGCCGCCGGAATTCCCGTGTATCGCGAAGCCTCAGACGGAGTGTACAAGCCCGTACCGATCAGGGGGCTGGTTGATCTGGAAAGTTGCAAGGCGAGCTCCTTTCAACATCTGGTCCTTGTGTGGGTAGTTCAGGTCAAACCTGTTCATCGCCAATAATTTTCGTCTGACCAAAATAGATTTCATTGGCCCACAACACAATCAGCTCGGGTTCGCTGCAATTTGCGGGAAATTTCCTGAGTATTCGTCCGTAAATGAAGGGATAAAAAAACACGAGCTTTTATGTCAATTTAATGACGATCATTAATTGGATCCATAATCTCACCACAATAAAGACAAACTATTGACAGTGTGATGTCGATCACACATTATCCGCGCCGCATAAATGGCATACCGCCATAAAGTCGTCGTTCGGTTGCTAAATTTTGAACCTTCAAGACCGCAGCGATGTCGCACTGTCTAATAAGCTGGGCGAATTGCTATCAGCCTGGTCGTGTTCCCTGGAACCACCGCTTGCGGACGTAACAGTCGCGGTGTCCGTTTGAATCTTCAGGAAGAAACTGCATGTTTGATGGACGAATACTGATTACCGGCGGTGCAGGATTCATTGGTTCGCACCTGGTCGATGCGTTGTTGGGCAAGGGCTACAAAGTTCGTGTTCTGGATAATCTGTCGACCGGCAAGGTCGGTAATCTGCCGATCGGCAATGCCAACCTGAATCTCGTTGTCGGCGATGTCGCGGACCCTGTCGTGGTCGAGCAGGCGATGCGCGACTGCACGGCTGTCGTGCATCTGGCCGCCGTGGCTTCGGTGCAGGCGTCGGTGGATGATCCGGTCGCCACCCATCAAAGCAATTTCGTCGGCACCCTCAACGTGTGCGAGCACATGGTCAAGGCCGGCATCAAGCGGGTCGTGTTCGCCTCCAGTGCGGCCATCTACGGCAACAATGGCGAAGGCACGGCCATCACCGAGGACACGCCCAAGTCGCCTTTGACGCCGTACGCCAGCGACAAGTTGTCCAGCGAGTACTACCTGGACTTCTACCGTCGTGAGCACAAGCTGGAACCGGTGATCTTCCGGTTCTTCAATATTTTCGGCCCACGTCAGGATCCCTCGTCGCCGTATTCCGGGGTGATCAGCATCTTTACCGAACGGGCGAGGGCCGGCCAATCGGTGTCGATTTTCGGTGATGGCGAACAAACCCGTGACTTCGTTTACGTTCAGGACCTCGTAAGTATTCTCGTCCAGGCCGTGGAGGCGAACGAGGCGAGCCCTGGTGCGGTGAATGTCGGGCTCAGTCGCGCCACCAGCCTCAACGATCTGATCGCCGAACTGGGCAGCGCCACCGGCAACGCGTTGACGGTGAACTATCAGGCTGCGCGTCAAGGCGACATACGCCACTCGCGCGCTGACAACACGCGTCTGCTCGAGCGTTTCTCGCTCCCGGCGCCGACTTCCATCGGCAGTGGTTTAGCGCAGTTGCTGCGCAGTTTGTAACCTGTCGGTCCGGATGTCGGACGTTCGAGCGGTATCGGTTCAGTCAATTCAAGAGTGAATTATGCAAATCGTTTTTCGCAGGACACGTGTCCGTGCCCTTGCCAAGCGGCTGTTCGCTGCATTGGCAATCTTC
This DNA window, taken from Pseudomonas sp. MYb118, encodes the following:
- a CDS encoding histidine phosphatase family protein; its protein translation is MELRLSLFGVKRSIDLSRWARYRNTAVIVASALLVIPLTVWLLRPAPVPDLAHGNVAAARALVSEWAKGDVIVLVRHVERCDHSKAACLTGNDGITDRSRSVAVGIGAQFEQLGLDSADIYNSPMTRTAQTARYMFNKVSANDDWLVSCRGTMLRDALAHKVPGRNLVLVTHSECMSQIEKDLKLPSSNLGYGASLFVSAGASQAPRMLGFIEASDWRSVAFQ
- a CDS encoding ArnT family glycosyltransferase: MSRPVSSLFLLAAVLFFFALGNHQLQGSTETRVAGIAMQMHLDNDWVTPRLFGQPFLEKPPLSLWLDAGAIRALGGTPWAVRLASAFAGLFSVMLLYAMLRRMGRPQAIAWTAGILLATMASYWSNSRGVGEDALLALGVSMALLAFFQGHRQPGLVNAVLFVKGIAIATLSKGVLGLAMPGVVIFAYLLANSLIDQRLVLRDWLRPALLTLLGLVPLMIWLAVLYQRGGSQALAEVLLTNSVGRFSGSFVEAGHYEPFYYYLAKLPQAFLPWNILVYLGLWHFRKSLMANRYLLFFTLWILAQFLMLTLASSKRTVYLMSMTPAAAVIAAEYAAVLFERLQQYQGAPNLSGRIARHRRGLAMGVLAVVISAYLAAAQWALPRADRQLSFLPLTQQIQAMQTNGQHVALFQANERTGGASVFYTQSLLTGLDTQAQLHEFLSASPANVAVIAADSPPAPTMKVLKTMRVGRQDYFFVGQ
- a CDS encoding DUF433 domain-containing protein; the protein is MQLSRSTSPLIGTGLYTPSEASRYTGIPAADIRRWLFGYSVKGVQYPRLWMSAMAELNEHTLGFQDLLEIRFVHAFRQHGVSLQAIRNASRQASRIFNQAYPFTCKRFQTDGRDIFATLLSDTGDESLLDLVKKQYAFEQVIKPSLYDGIDYNIAGAAQCWYPVRHSQTIVLDPCHNFGKPILSAFGIDTSVIFSAYQAEGADARRVAQLYEIPVTAVEAAIDYEHRKAA
- a CDS encoding NAD-dependent epimerase/dehydratase family protein, producing the protein MFDGRILITGGAGFIGSHLVDALLGKGYKVRVLDNLSTGKVGNLPIGNANLNLVVGDVADPVVVEQAMRDCTAVVHLAAVASVQASVDDPVATHQSNFVGTLNVCEHMVKAGIKRVVFASSAAIYGNNGEGTAITEDTPKSPLTPYASDKLSSEYYLDFYRREHKLEPVIFRFFNIFGPRQDPSSPYSGVISIFTERARAGQSVSIFGDGEQTRDFVYVQDLVSILVQAVEANEASPGAVNVGLSRATSLNDLIAELGSATGNALTVNYQAARQGDIRHSRADNTRLLERFSLPAPTSIGSGLAQLLRSL